Proteins encoded in a region of the Roseateles sp. SL47 genome:
- a CDS encoding YbfB/YjiJ family MFS transporter, whose product MPSHDAMPSNARQPWQVSIGGITALMLTVGIARFAYTPLLPLMQAQAGVGDALGGGLAAINYAGYMSGALIASLVEAPHWRYRLYLAGLLLGLMSTALMPLGTSVGLWALSRYLGGLAGAAAMLLGSGLVLGFLMRSGRRPELGVHFMGLGLGIVLSALGAMAMDALRWDWAAHWWGFVGIGLALLAVAWHWRPPLPPPTAPSAMPQGAPGKTWMRLMLAAYFCAGWGFVIHATFTVAIVERQPLLQGQGPWAWLLVGVAATPAVFVWDRIARRFGDLQALITAFALQTVSVVLPALSNNLAAALTGALLYGATFIGLVSLTLALVGRRSPGNPGKAMARLTLSYGAAQVTAPALAGAMAQASGSYRGALWVTALVLVIGLMLVVALQQVEKRRERPR is encoded by the coding sequence ATGCCCTCTCATGACGCCATGCCCTCCAATGCCCGCCAGCCCTGGCAGGTCTCCATCGGCGGCATCACCGCCCTGATGCTCACAGTGGGCATCGCCCGCTTTGCCTACACCCCTCTGCTGCCCCTGATGCAGGCGCAGGCAGGCGTGGGCGATGCGCTAGGGGGTGGTCTGGCGGCCATCAACTATGCCGGCTACATGAGCGGTGCGCTCATCGCCTCGCTGGTGGAAGCCCCGCACTGGCGCTACCGGCTCTATCTGGCCGGGCTGCTGCTGGGCCTGATGTCCACCGCGCTGATGCCGCTGGGCACCTCGGTCGGGTTGTGGGCCCTGTCGCGCTATCTCGGTGGGCTCGCGGGCGCCGCCGCCATGTTGCTGGGCTCTGGCCTCGTGCTGGGATTTCTCATGCGCTCCGGTCGGCGCCCGGAGCTGGGTGTGCATTTCATGGGCTTGGGCTTGGGCATCGTGCTGTCCGCACTCGGGGCGATGGCCATGGACGCCCTGCGCTGGGACTGGGCGGCCCACTGGTGGGGGTTTGTCGGCATCGGGCTGGCCCTGCTGGCTGTGGCCTGGCATTGGCGCCCCCCGTTGCCGCCCCCCACCGCGCCAAGCGCCATGCCGCAAGGCGCACCCGGCAAGACCTGGATGCGCTTGATGCTGGCGGCCTATTTCTGTGCGGGCTGGGGCTTTGTCATCCATGCCACCTTCACCGTGGCCATCGTCGAGCGCCAGCCGCTGCTGCAGGGTCAGGGCCCATGGGCCTGGCTGCTCGTGGGTGTTGCGGCCACGCCGGCCGTCTTTGTCTGGGATCGGATCGCGCGGCGCTTCGGTGATCTGCAGGCACTGATCACCGCCTTTGCGCTGCAGACCGTGTCGGTGGTGCTACCGGCCCTGTCCAACAACCTTGCAGCGGCACTGACCGGCGCCTTGCTCTACGGGGCCACCTTCATCGGACTGGTCAGCCTCACCCTGGCGCTGGTGGGCCGACGCTCGCCCGGCAATCCCGGCAAGGCCATGGCACGGCTGACGCTGAGTTATGGTGCCGCGCAGGTCACGGCACCGGCGCTGGCGGGCGCCATGGCCCAGGCCAGCGGCAGCTATCGCGGTGCCTTATGGGTCACGGCGCTGGTGCTGGTCATCGGGCTGATGCTTGTGGTCGCTCTTCAACAGGTGGAAAAACGCCGGGAACGGCCCCGTTGA
- a CDS encoding nitrate reductase encodes MNRTTRSTCPYCGVGCGVLIDSVHDDQGERITGVRGDPDHPANAGRLCTKGSTLHLTATPLVRQHQRLLQPAWRTDRRAPFEPLGWETVQQQLADRLLAVRAQHGPDAIGFYISGQLLTEDYHAFNKLARGLIGTNNIDSNSRLCMSAAVVGYKQTLGADAPPACYDDLDQADCLFLAGTNTAWAHPVLFRRIEAARQARPGVKIIVVDPRRTETAEFADLHLALRPGTDVALFQGMLHACIWEGWIDRAFIDQHTEGFDALKALVRVMTPSESARLTGLKEAQVLEAAQWFARSPATLSLYCMGLNQSSSGAAKNTALIHLHLATHQIGRPGAGPFSLTGQPNAMGGRETGGMATLLPGHRDPMVAAHRDEVAALWGSDPLPDRPGKTAVEMFEAAARGEIKALWMACTNPAQSMPDQALVRAALARCELVILQEAFQGTATAGYADVLLPAATWAEKEGTVTNSERRISRVRAALAPAGESRADWEIVRDVARRMEARLRPQRPSLFAWEQPQALWEEHRAATRGRDLDITGLSYPMLEAAPRQWPWPEGADQAQARLYEDRRFAHPDGRARFVSRPFVMPMDRQDARFPLALSTGRMRDQWHGMSRSGTVARLFAHDGSPALGLHPADIERRRLVDGDLVRVQSRRGELIVPLRADAGLPPQTAWLPMHWGQEFLGGQGQAGVNALTQPAFCPDARQPELKFAAISVSAVDLPWRVVGAAWVEPGAGAALRSQLRALMDQAAYASCLPAAGAGPQEGWLLDMALAERPSDAVVQALARALGLTGAGVLRYADGRRGRSRMLRLEGEGQEARLQALLRVGTGQEARWLDALWRDRVPVAPFSRRLLAPEADQPAPPASPQVCNCFDVREDAIKACLARQPAGSPTERLAALQATLRCGTSCGSCLPTLRRWVQSTEDVT; translated from the coding sequence ATGAATCGCACCACCCGTTCGACCTGCCCGTACTGCGGCGTCGGCTGCGGCGTGCTGATCGATTCCGTTCATGATGACCAGGGCGAGCGCATCACCGGCGTGCGCGGCGACCCGGACCATCCGGCCAATGCCGGGCGCTTGTGCACCAAAGGCTCGACGCTTCACCTCACGGCGACACCGCTGGTGCGGCAGCATCAACGGCTGCTGCAGCCGGCCTGGCGCACCGACCGCCGGGCACCTTTCGAGCCGCTGGGCTGGGAGACGGTCCAGCAGCAGCTCGCCGACCGGCTGCTCGCGGTGCGGGCGCAACATGGACCCGATGCGATCGGCTTCTACATTTCCGGCCAACTGCTCACCGAGGACTATCACGCCTTCAACAAACTGGCCCGGGGGCTGATAGGCACCAACAACATCGACAGCAACTCGCGTTTGTGCATGAGTGCGGCGGTGGTGGGCTACAAGCAGACGCTGGGTGCGGATGCACCACCGGCCTGTTATGACGATCTGGATCAGGCCGATTGCCTGTTTCTGGCCGGTACCAACACGGCATGGGCCCATCCGGTGCTGTTCAGGCGGATTGAAGCGGCCCGGCAGGCCCGGCCCGGTGTGAAGATCATCGTGGTGGACCCGCGCCGCACCGAGACAGCGGAATTCGCCGACCTGCATCTGGCGTTGCGGCCTGGCACCGATGTGGCGCTGTTCCAGGGCATGCTGCATGCGTGCATCTGGGAAGGCTGGATTGATCGGGCGTTCATCGACCAGCACACGGAAGGCTTTGATGCACTCAAGGCGCTGGTGCGCGTAATGACACCCAGCGAATCGGCGCGGCTGACCGGGCTCAAGGAAGCGCAGGTGCTGGAAGCAGCGCAGTGGTTTGCACGCTCGCCGGCCACCTTGTCGCTCTACTGCATGGGCCTGAACCAGAGCAGCAGCGGCGCAGCCAAAAACACCGCGCTGATCCATCTGCATCTGGCCACCCATCAGATCGGACGCCCGGGAGCCGGGCCTTTTTCCTTGACCGGCCAGCCCAATGCGATGGGCGGGCGGGAGACGGGCGGCATGGCCACGCTGCTGCCCGGCCACCGCGACCCGATGGTGGCGGCGCATCGCGATGAAGTGGCGGCGCTGTGGGGCAGTGACCCCTTGCCCGACCGCCCGGGCAAGACCGCAGTGGAGATGTTTGAGGCCGCTGCGCGCGGTGAGATCAAGGCCTTGTGGATGGCGTGTACCAATCCCGCCCAGTCCATGCCGGATCAGGCGCTGGTGCGTGCGGCGCTGGCCCGCTGTGAACTGGTCATCCTGCAGGAGGCGTTTCAGGGCACGGCGACCGCCGGGTATGCCGATGTGCTGTTGCCGGCCGCCACGTGGGCAGAGAAAGAAGGCACGGTCACCAACAGCGAGCGGCGAATCAGCCGGGTGCGTGCGGCGCTGGCACCGGCGGGGGAGTCTCGTGCGGATTGGGAGATCGTGCGGGATGTGGCCCGGCGGATGGAAGCCCGGTTGCGGCCGCAAAGGCCCAGCCTGTTTGCCTGGGAGCAGCCGCAGGCGCTCTGGGAAGAACATCGTGCCGCCACGCGCGGGCGGGATCTGGATATCACTGGGCTGAGTTATCCCATGCTGGAGGCTGCGCCTCGGCAGTGGCCATGGCCGGAAGGCGCGGATCAGGCCCAGGCGCGCTTGTATGAGGACCGACGATTCGCCCATCCCGATGGCCGTGCCCGCTTCGTGTCGCGGCCCTTTGTCATGCCGATGGATCGGCAGGACGCCCGGTTTCCGTTGGCCCTCAGCACAGGCCGGATGCGGGACCAATGGCACGGCATGAGTCGCAGCGGGACGGTGGCGCGCCTCTTTGCGCATGATGGATCGCCAGCGCTGGGGCTGCATCCGGCCGACATCGAGCGGCGCCGTCTGGTGGACGGGGATCTGGTCCGGGTGCAGTCCCGGCGGGGTGAATTGATCGTGCCGTTGCGGGCGGACGCGGGCTTGCCCCCCCAAACCGCCTGGCTGCCCATGCATTGGGGTCAGGAGTTTCTCGGCGGGCAGGGCCAGGCGGGCGTGAATGCGCTGACACAGCCCGCGTTCTGTCCGGACGCGCGTCAGCCGGAATTGAAGTTCGCCGCCATCTCGGTGTCTGCGGTGGATCTTCCCTGGCGGGTGGTGGGGGCAGCCTGGGTCGAGCCGGGGGCAGGGGCGGCACTGCGCAGCCAGTTGCGCGCCCTGATGGATCAGGCCGCTTATGCGAGCTGCCTGCCGGCCGCCGGTGCAGGCCCACAGGAAGGTTGGCTGCTGGACATGGCCTTGGCCGAACGCCCCAGCGATGCGGTGGTGCAGGCGCTGGCCCGTGCGCTGGGACTGACCGGCGCCGGGGTGCTGCGTTATGCCGACGGGCGACGCGGACGCAGCCGGATGCTGCGTCTGGAGGGTGAAGGCCAGGAGGCGCGGCTGCAGGCGCTGCTGCGGGTTGGAACCGGCCAGGAGGCCCGTTGGCTGGATGCGTTGTGGCGGGATCGGGTCCCAGTGGCGCCTTTCAGCCGGCGCTTGCTGGCGCCGGAGGCGGATCAACCGGCACCGCCGGCCAGCCCGCAGGTCTGCAACTGTTTCGACGTGCGGGAGGATGCCATCAAGGCCTGCCTGGCCCGCCAGCCCGCCGGCAGCCCGACCGAGCGTCTGGCCGCCTTGCAGGCGACGCTGCGTTGCGGCACCTCCTGCGGCTCCTGTCTGCCTACGCTGCGGCGCTGGGTGCAATCAACCGAGGACGTGACATGA
- the cobA gene encoding uroporphyrinogen-III C-methyltransferase, translating into MSRTLDGHTRSCTHGNSGVGTDAGTGAHPGTGPDPHGGGHDLQRRSPMVSLVGAGPGDPELLTIKALRCLQRAEVVLTDDLVDARVLACVPPQARVLKVGKRGGCVSTEQRFIHELMIREARAGARVVRLKGGDPFVFGRGGEEVDALREAGLEVEVINGLSAGLAAPASVGVPVTDRRCTPGVAFVTGHNGEQGTQPDWAVLARCRLTLVVYMGLTRAAVICDALKAGGLAAETPAVIVSAAHTPRQRECFTTLGELPADIERHGLPSPALLVIGTVVALSEGWRAAVGLGGFNGAVPGVFPPVEERPQASAR; encoded by the coding sequence ATGAGCAGGACTCTCGATGGGCACACTCGCAGCTGCACCCACGGGAACAGCGGCGTCGGCACTGACGCGGGCACGGGCGCCCACCCGGGGACTGGCCCCGACCCCCATGGCGGCGGCCATGACCTGCAGCGGCGCTCACCGATGGTGTCTCTGGTGGGGGCTGGCCCGGGGGATCCGGAACTGTTGACGATCAAGGCCCTGCGATGCCTTCAGCGCGCCGAGGTGGTCCTCACCGATGACCTGGTGGACGCGCGGGTGCTGGCATGCGTGCCGCCGCAGGCGCGTGTGCTGAAGGTGGGCAAGCGTGGTGGATGCGTATCGACCGAGCAGCGGTTCATCCACGAGCTGATGATTCGCGAGGCCCGAGCGGGAGCGCGGGTGGTGCGGCTCAAGGGCGGCGATCCGTTTGTGTTCGGACGCGGCGGAGAAGAAGTGGACGCGCTGCGCGAGGCGGGGCTGGAGGTGGAGGTGATCAACGGCTTGTCCGCCGGGTTGGCAGCGCCAGCGTCGGTGGGCGTGCCAGTGACGGATCGCCGCTGCACGCCGGGCGTGGCCTTTGTGACCGGACACAACGGCGAGCAGGGCACGCAGCCGGATTGGGCCGTGCTGGCGCGCTGCCGCCTGACGCTGGTGGTCTACATGGGTCTGACGCGGGCGGCGGTGATCTGCGACGCGTTGAAGGCAGGCGGGCTGGCCGCAGAGACGCCTGCGGTGATCGTCAGCGCGGCCCATACGCCTCGGCAGCGGGAGTGTTTCACCACGCTGGGCGAGCTGCCGGCGGACATCGAGCGACACGGCTTGCCCAGTCCGGCGTTGCTGGTGATTGGCACGGTGGTGGCGTTGTCGGAGGGGTGGCGGGCGGCAGTGGGGCTGGGTGGATTCAACGGGGCCGTTCCCGGCGTTTTTCCACCTGTTGAAGAGCGACCACAAGCATCAGCCCGATGA
- a CDS encoding ABC transporter ATP-binding protein yields the protein MNPAFVSVQQAEMTFITPQGRFPALRDINLDIGRGEFVSLIGHSGCGKSTLLNLIAGLLRPTSGGLLCDGREIAGPGPERAVVFQNHSLLPWLSCFDNVMLAVETVFGPREGKARLAERTEAALQLVGMGHAMSKRPHEISGGMKQRVGIARALAMEPKVLLMDEPFGALDALTRAHLQDELLKIVAATQSTVVMVTHDVDEAVLLSDRIVMMTNGPSATIGEIHAVALPRPRDRVALAEDPVYMQARKAVIDFLYTRHRHGEPSAA from the coding sequence ATGAACCCAGCCTTTGTGAGCGTTCAGCAGGCCGAGATGACCTTCATCACCCCGCAGGGCCGCTTCCCGGCCCTTCGGGACATCAACCTGGACATTGGACGGGGGGAATTCGTGTCGCTGATCGGCCATTCCGGCTGCGGCAAATCGACCCTGCTCAACCTCATCGCGGGGCTGCTGCGCCCCACCTCCGGCGGGCTGCTGTGTGATGGACGCGAGATTGCCGGCCCCGGCCCCGAACGCGCGGTGGTGTTCCAGAACCATTCGCTGCTGCCGTGGCTGAGCTGCTTCGACAACGTGATGCTGGCGGTGGAAACGGTGTTCGGACCGCGTGAAGGCAAGGCGCGCCTGGCCGAACGCACCGAGGCGGCGCTGCAACTGGTGGGCATGGGCCACGCCATGAGCAAGCGGCCGCATGAGATTTCCGGCGGCATGAAGCAGCGGGTGGGCATTGCGCGCGCCCTGGCCATGGAGCCCAAGGTGCTGCTGATGGATGAGCCCTTTGGCGCGCTGGATGCCCTGACCCGCGCCCATCTGCAGGACGAGTTGCTGAAGATCGTGGCCGCCACGCAGAGCACAGTGGTGATGGTCACCCACGATGTGGATGAGGCCGTGCTGCTGTCGGACCGCATCGTGATGATGACCAACGGACCGTCGGCCACCATCGGCGAGATCCATGCGGTGGCGCTGCCGCGTCCGCGCGACCGGGTGGCACTGGCCGAAGACCCGGTCTACATGCAGGCCCGCAAGGCGGTCATCGACTTCCTCTACACCCGCCACCGCCACGGCGAACCCTCGGCGGCCTGA
- the nirD gene encoding nitrite reductase small subunit NirD, with protein MPTWIPICTVSDIPVLGARRVARARGPDVALFRTSDDQVHALLDRCPHRAGPLSQGLVFGAAVACPLHNWTIALDSGCAREPDEGRTPVFQVRVEGTQVMLDREELDTVGIDLAPVQAGPCTRMAC; from the coding sequence ATGCCGACCTGGATCCCCATCTGTACCGTCTCCGACATCCCCGTGCTGGGCGCGCGCCGCGTGGCGCGGGCACGAGGTCCGGACGTGGCCCTGTTCCGCACCTCGGACGATCAGGTGCATGCGTTGCTGGACCGTTGTCCGCATCGGGCCGGACCGCTCAGTCAGGGCCTCGTGTTTGGTGCTGCAGTCGCCTGCCCGCTGCACAACTGGACGATTGCGCTGGACAGCGGCTGCGCCCGCGAGCCGGATGAAGGCCGGACGCCGGTCTTTCAGGTGCGGGTGGAGGGCACGCAGGTGATGCTGGACCGTGAGGAGCTGGACACCGTCGGCATTGACCTGGCGCCGGTGCAGGCCGGCCCCTGCACCCGCATGGCCTGCTGA
- the nirB gene encoding nitrite reductase large subunit NirB, with protein MKKMKLVMVGNGMAGVRTLEELLKIAPDLYDITVFGAEPHPNYNRILLSPVLAGEQTLDEIILNPLSWYEEHGITLHLGQRVDRIDRVRRQVVTEDGTVADYDRLLLATGSTPFILPVPGKDLAGVIAYRDIADTTTMIEAARKYRHAVVIGGGLLGLEAAHGLMLRGMQVTVVHLHPWLMERQLDDQAGELLRKSLQDRGLRFLLGAQTDSLIGGADGRVMAVRFKDGQEIPADLVVMAAGIRPSTALAERAGLHCHRGVVVSDTLQTVTDPRIYAVGECAAHRGIAYGLVAPLFEQGKVCANHLAQFGIGRYLGSQTSTKLKVTGIDLFSAGDFMGGEGTEEIVMSDPFAGVYKKLVIKDDRLVGACLYGDTVDGSWYFRLLREGRKIGDIRDKLMFGESNIGDVGHQGHNKAAAMADSDEVCGCNGVSKGAICKAIKDKGLFTLEEVRKHTKASASCGSCTGLVEQLLMLTAGGDYSAAPRKKAICACTEMSHQDVREAIVAEHLVRMGDVFTRLHWSTPNGCATCRPALNYYLISSWPKEAVDDPQSRFINERSHANIQKDGTYSVIPRMWGGETSAAELRRIADAVDKYRIPTVKVTGGQRIDLLGVRKEDLVNVWRDIGMPSGHAYAKALRTVKTCVGSEWCRMGTQDSTQMGKDLERAMWRMYAPHKVKFAVSGCPRNCAEAGIKDVGIIGVDSGWEMYIAGNGGIKTEVAHFFTKLKTAEEVLEYTGAFMQLYRKEGWYLERTVHYVSRVGLDHVKQRILEDHAGRKALWAELQFALDGEPDPWFEFTQAQVDLRQFEALPALSSTR; from the coding sequence ATGAAGAAGATGAAGCTGGTGATGGTGGGCAACGGCATGGCTGGTGTGCGCACGCTGGAAGAGCTGCTCAAGATCGCCCCGGATCTCTACGACATCACCGTGTTCGGCGCCGAGCCGCATCCCAACTACAACCGCATCCTGCTCAGCCCGGTGCTGGCGGGGGAGCAGACGCTGGACGAGATCATCCTCAATCCGCTGAGCTGGTATGAAGAGCACGGCATCACGCTGCACCTGGGCCAGCGGGTGGACCGGATCGACCGGGTCCGCCGGCAGGTGGTGACCGAAGACGGCACGGTGGCCGATTACGACCGCCTGCTGCTGGCCACCGGCTCGACGCCGTTCATCCTGCCGGTGCCGGGCAAGGATCTGGCCGGCGTCATCGCCTACCGCGACATTGCTGACACCACCACCATGATCGAGGCGGCCCGCAAGTACCGCCATGCCGTGGTCATCGGCGGGGGCCTGCTGGGCCTGGAGGCGGCCCATGGCTTGATGCTGCGAGGCATGCAGGTCACCGTGGTCCATCTTCATCCCTGGCTGATGGAGCGTCAATTGGACGATCAGGCCGGTGAGCTGCTGCGCAAATCGCTGCAGGACCGGGGCCTGCGTTTCCTCCTGGGCGCACAGACCGATTCGCTCATCGGCGGCGCGGACGGTCGGGTGATGGCGGTGCGGTTCAAGGATGGCCAGGAGATTCCGGCCGATCTGGTGGTGATGGCCGCCGGCATCCGCCCCAGCACCGCGCTGGCGGAACGCGCCGGCCTGCACTGCCATCGCGGCGTGGTGGTCAGTGACACGCTGCAGACGGTGACCGATCCCCGCATCTACGCGGTCGGCGAATGTGCGGCCCATCGTGGCATTGCTTATGGGCTGGTGGCCCCGCTGTTTGAGCAGGGCAAGGTCTGCGCCAATCATCTGGCCCAGTTCGGCATCGGTCGATACCTCGGCAGCCAGACCAGCACCAAGCTCAAGGTCACCGGCATCGACCTGTTCTCCGCCGGAGACTTCATGGGCGGGGAGGGCACCGAAGAGATCGTCATGAGCGACCCGTTTGCCGGCGTCTACAAGAAGCTGGTGATCAAGGACGATCGGCTGGTGGGCGCCTGCCTGTATGGAGACACCGTGGATGGCAGCTGGTATTTCAGGCTGCTGCGCGAGGGCCGCAAGATCGGCGATATCCGCGACAAGCTGATGTTTGGCGAGAGCAATATCGGGGATGTCGGCCATCAGGGCCACAACAAGGCTGCCGCGATGGCCGACAGCGACGAGGTCTGCGGCTGCAACGGCGTCAGCAAGGGCGCCATCTGCAAGGCCATCAAGGACAAGGGCCTGTTCACGCTGGAAGAGGTGAGAAAACACACCAAGGCCAGCGCGTCCTGCGGGTCCTGCACCGGGCTGGTTGAGCAGCTGCTGATGTTGACGGCCGGTGGGGACTATTCCGCCGCACCGCGCAAGAAGGCAATCTGCGCTTGCACCGAGATGAGCCATCAGGACGTGCGCGAGGCCATCGTTGCCGAGCATCTGGTGCGCATGGGCGATGTGTTCACGCGCCTGCACTGGTCCACCCCCAACGGCTGCGCCACCTGCCGGCCGGCGCTGAACTACTACCTGATCTCCTCCTGGCCCAAGGAGGCGGTTGATGACCCGCAATCGCGCTTCATCAACGAGCGCAGCCATGCCAACATCCAGAAGGACGGCACCTATTCGGTGATCCCGCGCATGTGGGGCGGCGAGACCAGCGCAGCCGAGCTGCGCCGCATTGCCGATGCGGTGGACAAATACCGCATTCCCACCGTGAAGGTCACCGGCGGCCAGCGCATCGATCTGTTGGGCGTTCGCAAGGAAGACCTGGTGAACGTGTGGCGGGACATCGGCATGCCCAGCGGCCATGCCTATGCCAAGGCGCTGCGCACGGTGAAAACCTGCGTGGGCTCTGAATGGTGCCGCATGGGCACCCAGGACAGCACCCAGATGGGCAAGGACCTGGAACGGGCGATGTGGCGGATGTATGCGCCGCACAAGGTGAAGTTCGCCGTGAGCGGATGCCCGCGCAACTGCGCCGAAGCGGGCATCAAGGATGTCGGCATCATCGGCGTGGATTCCGGGTGGGAGATGTACATCGCCGGCAACGGCGGCATCAAGACCGAGGTGGCCCATTTCTTCACCAAACTCAAAACCGCCGAGGAAGTGCTGGAGTACACCGGCGCCTTCATGCAGCTCTACCGCAAGGAGGGCTGGTATCTGGAGCGCACGGTGCATTACGTCAGCCGAGTGGGCCTGGACCATGTGAAGCAGCGCATCCTTGAGGACCACGCGGGTCGCAAGGCTTTGTGGGCCGAGTTGCAGTTCGCGCTCGATGGTGAGCCGGACCCGTGGTTCGAATTCACCCAGGCGCAGGTGGACCTGCGTCAGTTCGAGGCCTTGCCGGCCCTGTCTTCTACCCGCTGA
- the ntrB gene encoding nitrate ABC transporter permease: MVSAVFHSPRDSSPAPVTVAVLPPPPAPAGAARPSAGGKGDSSSQRQRASQALRAIGMRVLPPMAGLLLLLLLWHIATLKGGAFPTPASTWEAAVKLFADPFYRNGPNDQGIGWNVLNSLQRVGVGFGLAAAVGIPLGFLIGRFEFASRMLNPLISLLKPVSPLAWLPIGLLVFKSANPAAIWTIFICSIWPMVVNTAVGVQRVPQDYLNVARVLRLSEWKLVTRILLPAVLPYLLTGVRLSVGTAWLVIVAAEMLTGGVGIGFWVWDEWNNLNVQHIIIAIFVIGIVGMLLEWALVSMARRFE, encoded by the coding sequence ATGGTCAGTGCAGTGTTCCATTCCCCCCGCGACAGCAGCCCCGCCCCGGTGACGGTGGCGGTGCTGCCGCCACCGCCGGCCCCGGCCGGAGCGGCCCGTCCGTCCGCAGGCGGCAAGGGCGATTCATCGTCGCAGCGGCAGCGAGCCTCACAGGCCCTGCGCGCCATCGGCATGCGTGTGCTGCCCCCGATGGCCGGCCTGCTGCTGTTGCTGCTGCTGTGGCACATCGCCACGCTCAAGGGCGGCGCGTTTCCCACGCCGGCGTCCACCTGGGAAGCGGCCGTCAAGCTGTTTGCCGACCCGTTTTATCGCAATGGCCCGAATGACCAGGGCATCGGCTGGAATGTCCTCAACTCGCTTCAGCGGGTGGGGGTGGGGTTTGGCCTGGCCGCTGCCGTGGGCATTCCGCTGGGCTTTCTGATCGGCCGCTTTGAATTCGCCAGCCGCATGCTGAACCCGCTGATCAGCCTGCTCAAGCCCGTGTCCCCGCTGGCCTGGCTGCCCATCGGCCTGCTGGTGTTCAAGAGCGCGAATCCGGCCGCCATCTGGACCATCTTCATCTGCTCGATCTGGCCGATGGTGGTGAACACGGCGGTCGGTGTGCAACGGGTGCCGCAGGACTATCTCAATGTGGCCCGGGTGCTGCGCTTGTCGGAATGGAAGCTGGTGACGCGCATCCTGCTGCCGGCAGTGCTTCCTTATCTGCTGACCGGTGTGCGCCTGTCGGTGGGCACCGCCTGGCTGGTGATCGTCGCCGCCGAGATGTTGACCGGCGGGGTGGGTATCGGCTTCTGGGTCTGGGACGAGTGGAACAACCTCAACGTACAGCACATCATCATCGCCATCTTTGTGATTGGCATCGTGGGCATGTTGCTGGAATGGGCGCTGGTGTCGATGGCCCGCCGCTTTGAATGA